Within the Phaseolus vulgaris cultivar G19833 chromosome 9, P. vulgaris v2.0, whole genome shotgun sequence genome, the region ATTAGTAATAAACAATTGATCAGCTATCTTGTCaaaaataattactataaatagtttataaaagtaaaagttatgaaattgtttttggaGATTCATTAAATCACataatttattctaaaactACTCAAATGTAATGtaaattattattcaaataaatgttgtatacaaatttatattttatatttattcttatttcCTCCATATTGATCATCCATAATCACACTATTAGTAAATTGACATTGAATTAAAAATGGAACTAAACCACATTAATTGAATTAGGTATTTGGTGAATTTGTATAGGTTGGAGTTGAAGGTGTTGTGAAAATTGATAGCATATATAAAACTTAACCAAAGTCTCAAATCTTAGGTTAAGTTACTTAataagaagaagagaagaaaagaaaagaaaagtgttgTTTTCTTTGCAATAAAGTAAAAAAGTGCAGACAAAAAATACGAAGACTATTTTTGGTTTGGGTTAAGTAAGAACACGTTGACCAATACACAACTTCACTGCAACTTTCCCACAagcttttttaataataataaaaataatgaaaagacGCGTGGGTTCCACTCTCGGAGGAAGGTGCAAGCTAATTTCCggaatataaaatatgaaaaaagaaaaagaaaaaaaaaaagagaaagagaaagcgCGTCAACAGTGGCAACTGATGCATATGGAGAATGGAGAAGAAGAATGGTTGCGTATAAAAGGATGAGGTAATGGTTCATACCCTTCAGAACcttcctctctctttcttttatcCATTCTATAAACCAACGGAATCAAAAATCCATTctcattcataataattgttattattttttctcaaatttttcttcttcactcATCACTCTGAGAAATGGCTCAAGAGGGAGGAGATGAAGCGACACCAAGATTCAGAGAGAGAAACCCAATCCATGAAGATTTGGACGAGAAGACTTACAGTCTCAGGGGAAAAATCATGCTCTCAGCGATCGTTCTACTCTTCTTCATCGTCATTTTAATGCTCTGTCTCCACATCTACGCGCGCTGGTACCTCAGACGCGCGCGCCGCCGTCAGCTCCGCCGCCACCGCGAGTTCCGCCGTACGCAGCTCATGTTCTCCAGCGCCGCTCCCACCGCCGCCGCGGTCTCCCGCGGCCTCGACGCCGCTGTCCTCGCCTCGCTGCCCGTGTTCACTTACGACCCCAAGGCACACCCGGAAAACGCGCCGGAATGCGCGGTCTGCTTGTCGGAGTTCGAACTGGGCGAACCGGGCCGGATCTTGCCGAAGTGTAACCACAGCTTCCACACGGAATGCATCGACATGTGGTTTCACTCGCACGCCACGTGTCCGCTCTGTCGCGCACCGGTCGAGCGCACGGCTGAACCGGAAGTTGTTGTAACAGTAGACGAACCGGAATCCGGTTCGGGTGAGACCCCAACCGGTTCTGCATCTTCTCCTTCCTCTTCGGTTGGTACGAGGAAATCTTCGTTGGTTGGTGTAACCGTTGAGGTGCCTCCGCGGGACGAGAATTTGCGTGACGAGAATTCGACGTCGTTTCGGTCGCCGATGAGTCGCATGTTGTCGTTTACGAGGATTCTGAGCAGGGAACGGAGGGGGAACGTGTCGCCGTCGTCTTGCGGCGGTGACTGTAGCTCCGCCGCCCAGTGCGACGCGGAGCGAGGTGGGCGCGAGGAGACTCAGTGAGTGGTCTTGAAACGATAACCTATGCGGCGCGTGGTGGTTGGTTTGTTTTGTGGCGCGTGGATTTTAATGAAGGTAGTGCCGTGTGCGGCGCGTGAGGGTTGGTGGTTGTGACGTAGAATGTTTTGGTTTGAACATAAAtagatttatatatttttattttattttttacttactTTGCAGTTCCTTAAAAATAGTTACATAGAATACCAAAATTGGTCATCCAATGCTTGTATATAAATCAGAACAATTTTAAACAATACTCATTTCTTAGTAACTATGAT harbors:
- the LOC137820170 gene encoding RING-H2 finger protein ATL2-like; its protein translation is MAQEGGDEATPRFRERNPIHEDLDEKTYSLRGKIMLSAIVLLFFIVILMLCLHIYARWYLRRARRRQLRRHREFRRTQLMFSSAAPTAAAVSRGLDAAVLASLPVFTYDPKAHPENAPECAVCLSEFELGEPGRILPKCNHSFHTECIDMWFHSHATCPLCRAPVERTAEPEVVVTVDEPESGSGETPTGSASSPSSSVGTRKSSLVGVTVEVPPRDENLRDENSTSFRSPMSRMLSFTRILSRERRGNVSPSSCGGDCSSAAQCDAERGGREETQ